Proteins from a genomic interval of Crassostrea angulata isolate pt1a10 chromosome 7, ASM2561291v2, whole genome shotgun sequence:
- the LOC128156134 gene encoding uncharacterized protein LOC128156134, with protein sequence MTDYVFKLSSAQNIQIQAQPQTVVFLKNDLVIVCSITNPTQLSSVFFIQILKNSSTTFDKVVSVTTGQALPVQWKDTVLQNRASVTGNINSPRTAQLRLTIDKNSVQCPTDFKMYSCKMSGMSTASNPVTEETSPITIFYIVQPTIIELPRVRILNEIYDTPKRQFPVGTTIQLTCHGEIGNNVSKTIRWCARKDGEFSFTGLVQTPIHSKASPSGCQYTRSSVITYNLTSEDIFTEFLCESGDTGMCGTGTAVQYVNISSSKLNMFFVHIL encoded by the exons ATGACTGACTACGTCTTTAAGCTAT CATCTGCCCAAAACATTCAGATACAAGCCCAACCACAAACGGTTGTTTTTCTGAAGAATGATTTGGTTATTGTGTGTTCCATCACTAACCCTACACAACTCAGTTCAGTGTTCTTCATACAGATACTGAAGAACTCTAGTACCACATTTGATAAAGTAGTGTCAGTAACTACAGGACAAGCATTACCAGTCCAATGGAAGGACACCGTCTTACAAAACCGAGCCTCTGTTACTGGGAACATAAACTCTCCACGAACTGCACAACTGAGATTGACGATAGATAAAAATAGTGTGCAGTGTCCTACTGACTTTAAGATGTACTCTTGTAAAATGTCAGGAATGAGTACTGCTTCTAACCCTGTCACAGAAGAGACTAGTCCAATCACTATATTTTACATTG TCCAACCAACCATAATTGAACTTCCACGAGTGAGGATCCTGAATGAGATCTATGATACACCAAAGAGACAGTTTCCTGTTGGAACTACGATACAGTTAACCTGCCATGGAGAGATTGGGAATAACGTAAGCAAA ACTATCAGATGGTGTGCCCGAAAAGATGGTGAATTTAGTTTCACAGGATTGGTTCAGACCCCGATCCACTCAAAGGCTTCTCCTTCTGGTTGTCAGTACACACGCTCCAGCGTCATCACATACAACCTTACCAGTGAAGACATCTTCACAGAGTTTTTGTGTGAATCAGGAGATACCGGTATGTGTGGGACGGGGACCGCCGTACAATACGTCAACATTAGCAGCAGTAAGCTCAATATGTTCTTTGTGCATATTTTGTGA